The Streptomyces sp. NBC_00691 genome has a segment encoding these proteins:
- a CDS encoding LVIVD repeat-containing protein: MATMLMAGPATATPDPGDAPAQGKVSSAQAAEARAAIQSGEIPGVDEIVHSSNIEHLANIPKDALPGTNSDLAFQGKYAFAGNYDGFRIFDISNPKSPKTVAQVLCPGSQNDISVSGDLLFLSTDSSRSDNSCASTTQPASVKESWEGMKIFDISDVRNPKYVAAVETACGSHTHTLVPKKRDVYIYVSSYSPNAAFPDCQPPHDGISVIKVSRKAPEKAALVGFPVLFPGEGPDGGGNPGGPTNPGVSKTTGCHDITVLPDEDLAAGACMGDGILFDIEDPEHPRVIDRVQDNVNFAFWHSATFNQKANKVVFTDELGGGGAATCNAEVGPNRGADGIYDIVGKGKRSKLVFRSYFKIPRHQADTENCVAHNGSLIPVKGKDIMVQAWYQGGISVWDFTDSRKPKEIAYFERGPLSATTIATGGSWSAYYYNGYIYSNDIAKGFDVLKLSDRRTDPAKRIRMDELNVQTQPDYFDFDD; the protein is encoded by the coding sequence ATGGCCACCATGCTCATGGCGGGCCCCGCCACCGCGACCCCCGACCCGGGAGACGCCCCCGCGCAGGGCAAGGTCTCCTCGGCGCAGGCGGCCGAGGCGCGCGCCGCGATACAGAGCGGCGAGATACCCGGCGTGGACGAGATCGTCCACAGCTCGAACATCGAGCACCTCGCCAACATCCCCAAGGACGCCCTCCCGGGCACCAACTCGGACCTCGCCTTCCAGGGCAAGTACGCCTTCGCCGGCAACTACGACGGCTTCCGGATCTTCGACATCAGCAACCCGAAGTCCCCGAAGACCGTCGCGCAGGTCCTCTGCCCGGGCTCCCAGAACGACATCTCCGTCTCCGGGGACCTGCTGTTCCTCTCGACGGACTCCTCCCGGAGCGACAACTCGTGCGCCAGCACGACGCAGCCCGCCTCGGTGAAGGAATCCTGGGAGGGCATGAAGATCTTCGACATCAGCGACGTCCGCAACCCGAAGTACGTCGCCGCCGTCGAGACCGCGTGCGGCTCGCACACCCACACGCTGGTTCCCAAGAAGCGGGACGTCTACATCTACGTCTCGTCGTACTCGCCCAACGCCGCCTTCCCGGACTGCCAGCCCCCGCACGACGGCATCTCGGTCATCAAGGTGTCCCGCAAGGCGCCCGAGAAGGCCGCGCTCGTCGGCTTCCCCGTCCTCTTCCCGGGCGAGGGCCCGGACGGCGGCGGCAACCCGGGTGGCCCGACCAACCCGGGCGTCTCCAAGACCACGGGCTGCCACGACATCACCGTGCTCCCCGACGAGGACCTCGCGGCCGGCGCCTGCATGGGTGACGGCATCCTCTTCGACATCGAGGACCCCGAGCACCCGCGGGTGATCGACCGCGTCCAGGACAACGTCAACTTCGCGTTCTGGCACTCCGCGACCTTCAACCAGAAGGCCAACAAGGTCGTCTTCACCGACGAGCTCGGCGGCGGCGGCGCGGCCACCTGCAACGCCGAGGTCGGCCCGAACCGCGGTGCCGACGGCATCTACGACATCGTCGGCAAGGGCAAGCGGAGCAAGCTCGTCTTCCGCAGCTACTTCAAGATCCCGCGCCACCAGGCCGACACCGAGAACTGCGTCGCCCACAACGGCTCTCTGATCCCGGTCAAGGGCAAGGACATCATGGTCCAGGCCTGGTACCAGGGCGGCATCTCCGTCTGGGACTTCACCGACTCACGCAAGCCCAAGGAGATCGCCTACTTCGAGCGCGGCCCTCTGTCCGCGACCACCATCGCCACCGGCGGCTCGTGGTCCGCGTACTACTACAACGGCTACATCTACTCGAACGACATCGCCAAGGGCTTCGACG